A stretch of Caenorhabditis elegans chromosome IV DNA encodes these proteins:
- the anoh-2 gene encoding Anoctamin (Confirmed by transcript evidence) yields the protein MLHRQRSISFSGGAAPVFDVCFDDDVAQNRNFLAPCQLYWNEPEEPVVEQDEHTGVMATLHNKFGAIIQDGIVEGQRFALSSDLWRYASTSTHCDLLITMQFSNDDVENKTSVMWLVQQMREHEPNLRIEVRYHRLNSCYAIYLTADYKTLLKGAELCHIKKAIKSKFGGGMRDFSFEEAQFFSGVEGKNTFLSPMERTIIVKQMMDMMRAGKGGLSLKLPRRTITFTEGTAIVPRLISMNVVQNVSALHNTEFLKHLQQKWVFSIDEQPIDQVKDYFGTEIAMYFAWLGHMTTALWFPSLLGILMWFLGGFKYKNSPGDKQDLYQLISDICFVLFAFFNCIWSTIYLEWWKRVQAELAFKWGTYDATQDSYLQDPRPAFQGDYLAPNPVSGRLEPFYPAWKHTVMRYVITYPITFLCVVGMFAAMLAIFTVQDLADFYFGDSWMLSWLCYFPMIFYALMIVISDKIYRRLALILNDLENYRTDDEYEDFLITKIVLFQFVTAFGSLFYIAFVLRDMKRLQETLATLLITRQVTQNIMETVVPFMIEKLKLSSLTYKMTRSMSDGTLRRHVENVRNKRQNSVEQEEEEKSPRTPTTSFFTLGSPTTPETEVRQRKPNSDGTLATGDFKQLRTLSSIFREDFSLKTERLPLPEFKPCTDSNPELTQAELESVMSVYARPLDDFLEMFIQFGYVLLFSPAFPLAAVCALINNLIEIRVDAFKLCNTVQRPFGRRVKDIGAWQKAMEILGILGVIVNCALIGQSGLVQRIWPDLSWGGQILIIVVLEHVILASKMIIDILVPDVPHWVRIETAKQEHFRREAFKRESRLLSFTQTPPTDQIGQQSQNEPISPSESTSRFNRLDQINRSKRRSITPMVRLSSFTRKPRKEAQDNCID from the exons atgcTTCACCGGCAGAgatcaatttcattttccggCGGTGCTGCACCTGTATTCGATGTCTGCTttgatgatgacgtggcacaGAATCGAAATTTCTTGGCACCGTGCCAATTGTATTGGAATGAGCCCGAAGAGCCGGTGGTGGAGCAGGATGAGCACACAG GTGTCATGGCAACACTTCACAACaaatttggagcaattatTCAAGATGGAATAGTCGAGGGACAGCGGTTTGCACTGAGTTCGGATTTATGGAG GTATGCATCCACATCAACCCACTGTGATCTTCTCATCACAATGCAATTTTCGAATGATGACGTGGAAAACAAGACGTCCGTAATGTGGTTGGTACAACAAATGAGAGAACACGAACCAAATCTACGGATTGAAGTACGATACCATCGATTGAATAGTTGTTATGCTATTTATTTGACGGCCGACTATAAAAC ACTACTAAAAGGCGCCGAGTTATGTCACATCAAGAAAGCCATAAAATCAAAGTTTGGCGGCGGAATGCgagatttttcatttgaagaaGCGCAATTCTTTTCTGGAGTTGAaggaaaaaatacatttttatcgCCTATGGAACGGACAATAATTGTAAAACAAATGATGGATATGATGAGAGCTGGAAAAGGAGGATTATCACTTAAACTTCCAAGAAGAACTATTACATTTACGGAGGGAACTGCAATTGTTCCACGGCTAATTTCGATGAATGTCGTGCAGAATGTATCGGCACTGCATAATAccgagtttttgaaacatttacaacaaaaatgggttttttcgATTGATGAGCAACCGATTGATCAG gTAAAAGACTATTTTGGAACGGAGATAGCAATGTACTTTGCCTGGTTGGGACATATGACAACGGCGCTCTGGTTTCCATCACTTTTGGGCATTCTCATGTGGTTTTTGGGTGGCTTCAAGTACAAAAATAGTCCTGGGGACAAACAGGATTTGTATCAG ctaatctCTGACATTTGCTTCGTgctatttgcatttttcaattgtatcTGGTCGACAATATATCTTGAATGGTGGAAAAGAGTTCAAGCTGAATTGGCATTTAAATGGGGTACATATGATGCAACTCAAGATTCCTATCTACAAGACCCTCGACCAGCATTTCAAGGAGATTATTTGGCTCCGAATCCGGTTTCTGGGAGGTTGGAACCATTTTATCCAGCTTGGAAGCACACTGTGATGAGATATG tgataacCTACCCTATCACATTTCTCTGCGTTGTTGGAATGTTCGCTGCTATGCTTGCAATTTTTACGGTTCAAGATTTAGCggattt ttatttcgGTGATTCATGGATGCTGTCCTGGCTCTGCTATTTTCCAATGATATTTTATGCACTGATGATTGTTATCAGTGATAAAATCTATAGACGATTAGCATTGATTTTGAATGATTTAG AAAACTACAGAACAGATGATGAATATGAAGATTTTCTGATCACTAAAATTGTGCTTTTCCAATTTGTCACCGCATTTGGCTCACTTTTCTATATTGCATTTGTATTGAGGGATATGAAACGATTACAGGAG aCACTCGCCACACTTCTCATCACCCGTCAAGTCACCCAAAATATTATGGAAACAGTTGTGCCGTTTATGATagaaaagctgaaattgaGCAGTTTAACGTATAAAATGACACGTAGCATGAGTGATGGAACATTGAGAAGACACgttgaaaatgtgagaaataAAAGACAAAATTCTGTAGAGCaggaagaagaggaaaagagCCCAAGAACTCCTACAACATCGTTTTTCACGCTGGGATCTCCCACTACACCTGAAACAGAAGTACGTCAGAGAAAACCAAATAGTGATGGAACTCTGGCAACTGgagattttaaacaattaagaacactttcttcaatatttcgagaggatttttcattgaaaacagAGCGCCTACCTCTTCCAGAATTCAAACCATGTACGGATTCAAATCCAGAACTAACTCAAGCTGAATTGGAAAGTGTTATGAGTGTGTATGCAAGACCTTTggatgattttttggaaatgtttatACAATTTGGATATGTTCTTCTATTCTCTCCAGCTTTTCCATTAGCAGCTGTTTGTGCtttaatcaataatttgattgaaattcgAGTTGATGCATTTAAGCTTTGTAATACTGTACAACGGCCATTTGGAAGGAGGGTTAAGGATATTGGAGCATGGCAGAAGGCTATGGAG attctcggAATCCTCGGTGTCATTGTGAATTGTGCTTTAATCGGGCAATCTGGTTTAGTTCAACGAATATGGCCAGATCTTTCATGGGGTGGACAAATCCTTATTATTGTGGTCTTGGAGCATGTGATCCTGGCGTCGAAAATGATAATTGACATATTGGTGCCAGATGTTCCACATTGGGTTCGTATTGAGACTGCGAAGCAGGAACATTTTAGAAGAGAGGCTTTTAAG
- the anoh-2 gene encoding Anoctamin (Confirmed by transcript evidence) translates to MATLHNKFGAIIQDGIVEGQRFALSSDLWRYASTSTHCDLLITMQFSNDDVENKTSVMWLVQQMREHEPNLRIEVRYHRLNSCYAIYLTADYKTLLKGAELCHIKKAIKSKFGGGMRDFSFEEAQFFSGVEGKNTFLSPMERTIIVKQMMDMMRAGKGGLSLKLPRRTITFTEGTAIVPRLISMNVVQNVSALHNTEFLKHLQQKWVFSIDEQPIDQVKDYFGTEIAMYFAWLGHMTTALWFPSLLGILMWFLGGFKYKNSPGDKQDLYQLISDICFVLFAFFNCIWSTIYLEWWKRVQAELAFKWGTYDATQDSYLQDPRPAFQGDYLAPNPVSGRLEPFYPAWKHTVMRYVITYPITFLCVVGMFAAMLAIFTVQDLADFYFGDSWMLSWLCYFPMIFYALMIVISDKIYRRLALILNDLENYRTDDEYEDFLITKIVLFQFVTAFGSLFYIAFVLRDMKRLQETLATLLITRQVTQNIMETVVPFMIEKLKLSSLTYKMTRSMSDGTLRRHVENVRNKRQNSVEQEEEEKSPRTPTTSFFTLGSPTTPETEVRQRKPNSDGTLATGDFKQLRTLSSIFREDFSLKTERLPLPEFKPCTDSNPELTQAELESVMSVYARPLDDFLEMFIQFGYVLLFSPAFPLAAVCALINNLIEIRVDAFKLCNTVQRPFGRRVKDIGAWQKAMEILGILGVIVNCALIGQSGLVQRIWPDLSWGGQILIIVVLEHVILASKMIIDILVPDVPHWVRIETAKQEHFRREAFKRESRLLSFTQTPPTDQIGQQSQNEPISPSESTSRFNRLDQINRSKRRSITPMVRLSSFTRKPRKEAQDNCID, encoded by the exons ATGGCAACACTTCACAACaaatttggagcaattatTCAAGATGGAATAGTCGAGGGACAGCGGTTTGCACTGAGTTCGGATTTATGGAG GTATGCATCCACATCAACCCACTGTGATCTTCTCATCACAATGCAATTTTCGAATGATGACGTGGAAAACAAGACGTCCGTAATGTGGTTGGTACAACAAATGAGAGAACACGAACCAAATCTACGGATTGAAGTACGATACCATCGATTGAATAGTTGTTATGCTATTTATTTGACGGCCGACTATAAAAC ACTACTAAAAGGCGCCGAGTTATGTCACATCAAGAAAGCCATAAAATCAAAGTTTGGCGGCGGAATGCgagatttttcatttgaagaaGCGCAATTCTTTTCTGGAGTTGAaggaaaaaatacatttttatcgCCTATGGAACGGACAATAATTGTAAAACAAATGATGGATATGATGAGAGCTGGAAAAGGAGGATTATCACTTAAACTTCCAAGAAGAACTATTACATTTACGGAGGGAACTGCAATTGTTCCACGGCTAATTTCGATGAATGTCGTGCAGAATGTATCGGCACTGCATAATAccgagtttttgaaacatttacaacaaaaatgggttttttcgATTGATGAGCAACCGATTGATCAG gTAAAAGACTATTTTGGAACGGAGATAGCAATGTACTTTGCCTGGTTGGGACATATGACAACGGCGCTCTGGTTTCCATCACTTTTGGGCATTCTCATGTGGTTTTTGGGTGGCTTCAAGTACAAAAATAGTCCTGGGGACAAACAGGATTTGTATCAG ctaatctCTGACATTTGCTTCGTgctatttgcatttttcaattgtatcTGGTCGACAATATATCTTGAATGGTGGAAAAGAGTTCAAGCTGAATTGGCATTTAAATGGGGTACATATGATGCAACTCAAGATTCCTATCTACAAGACCCTCGACCAGCATTTCAAGGAGATTATTTGGCTCCGAATCCGGTTTCTGGGAGGTTGGAACCATTTTATCCAGCTTGGAAGCACACTGTGATGAGATATG tgataacCTACCCTATCACATTTCTCTGCGTTGTTGGAATGTTCGCTGCTATGCTTGCAATTTTTACGGTTCAAGATTTAGCggattt ttatttcgGTGATTCATGGATGCTGTCCTGGCTCTGCTATTTTCCAATGATATTTTATGCACTGATGATTGTTATCAGTGATAAAATCTATAGACGATTAGCATTGATTTTGAATGATTTAG AAAACTACAGAACAGATGATGAATATGAAGATTTTCTGATCACTAAAATTGTGCTTTTCCAATTTGTCACCGCATTTGGCTCACTTTTCTATATTGCATTTGTATTGAGGGATATGAAACGATTACAGGAG aCACTCGCCACACTTCTCATCACCCGTCAAGTCACCCAAAATATTATGGAAACAGTTGTGCCGTTTATGATagaaaagctgaaattgaGCAGTTTAACGTATAAAATGACACGTAGCATGAGTGATGGAACATTGAGAAGACACgttgaaaatgtgagaaataAAAGACAAAATTCTGTAGAGCaggaagaagaggaaaagagCCCAAGAACTCCTACAACATCGTTTTTCACGCTGGGATCTCCCACTACACCTGAAACAGAAGTACGTCAGAGAAAACCAAATAGTGATGGAACTCTGGCAACTGgagattttaaacaattaagaacactttcttcaatatttcgagaggatttttcattgaaaacagAGCGCCTACCTCTTCCAGAATTCAAACCATGTACGGATTCAAATCCAGAACTAACTCAAGCTGAATTGGAAAGTGTTATGAGTGTGTATGCAAGACCTTTggatgattttttggaaatgtttatACAATTTGGATATGTTCTTCTATTCTCTCCAGCTTTTCCATTAGCAGCTGTTTGTGCtttaatcaataatttgattgaaattcgAGTTGATGCATTTAAGCTTTGTAATACTGTACAACGGCCATTTGGAAGGAGGGTTAAGGATATTGGAGCATGGCAGAAGGCTATGGAG attctcggAATCCTCGGTGTCATTGTGAATTGTGCTTTAATCGGGCAATCTGGTTTAGTTCAACGAATATGGCCAGATCTTTCATGGGGTGGACAAATCCTTATTATTGTGGTCTTGGAGCATGTGATCCTGGCGTCGAAAATGATAATTGACATATTGGTGCCAGATGTTCCACATTGGGTTCGTATTGAGACTGCGAAGCAGGAACATTTTAGAAGAGAGGCTTTTAAG